TTTGCCAATTCATTCATAATCTTAGGTCGAGTAAATGCTTCTGCTAAAAACAACACATCAGGATGCTTTTTCTTTACTTCAGCAATCAGCCAACCCCAAAAATAAAACGGTTTTGTATGCGGATTATCAACTCTAAAAACTCTGATATCACATTCTTCAACCCAAAACAAAGCAACATCCAACAACTCTTTCCAAAGATTTTTCCAATCACCACTTTCAAAATATATTGGTTGAATATCTTGGTATTTTTTGGGGGGATTTTCGGCATATTGAACTGTTCCATCTGGTCGCCATTTGAACCACTGAGGAAAATCCTTCACATAAGGATGATCTGGTGCTGCTTGCAAAGCATAATCCATTGCAACCTCAATTCCTAACTTCTTTGCTGCTTTTACTAATGATTTGAAATCATCAATAGTTCCCAATTCAGGATGAGTAAATTTGTGTCCACCGTGTTTTGAACCAATTCCCCAAGGCGAACCAACATCGCCAGGTTGTGCATTCGTAGCATTGTTTTTTCCTTTTCTGTTTACTTCTCCAATAGGATGAATTGGCGGAAAATATAAGGTATCAAAACCCATAGAAGCCACACGAGGTAATAATTTTTCACAATCTTTAAAAGTTCCATGCTTTCCTTTTACTTCTGATGCAGAACGTGGAAAAAACTCATACCATGTACTGAATAATGCTTTCTTTCTATCAACATATACTTTCAATTCAATAGAATTATTTGCTAAAGTTCTCGTTGGGTGTGCATAAAAAATATCATGCAACTCTTTTGATAAAGCAATAGCAATGGCTTCATTATATCTTTTTTCATCTTGAAAAGCTTTTATTGCATTATTCAAAAAAGCTTTTTCATCTTTAGAAACTTCTTTCAAAATAGCTTGACAATATTCTGCGCCTTCAAGTAACTCAGATTTCACATGCTGATTATCATTAATTTTTCTCTCTGTGCCATGTTGCCAATTTAGAGCATAATCTACCCAACCTTCCACAAAATAGGTGTAAAAGCCTTGTTTTTCAACTTTAAATTCTGCTATCCATTCGTCATTTCCAGTTTCAGTCATTCTAACTTCTTGCCATTTTTTCTCCTTTTCATGTTTAAATTTAACCGAACAAGCCACAACATCATGACCGTCAGAAAAAACATTTGCTGTAACTACTACTTTTTGACCTATAATTCTTTTGATAAAAAAAACACCACTATCTAGTTGTGGTTTTACATTTTCTATGACAATACGCGTTTGATTTTGCATTTATTTATGTAATTTTAAGAAGTTGTAAGTTAGAAAAAATTAATACAAGTTAAAAACTACGCCAAAATTTATTGAAATATCAAAAAAAATCGAAAAACTGAAAGATTCTTTGAAAATTCCTAAAACAATTCTCTTTACAGTTAGTTTTTCTTGAAGCAATTTCATCAATAACAGTAATTCAATTTGATTGATTTTAACAATATATTCATTAAAACTTCAAATATGAATTTAACAATATAGAATAATTAAGAATATTTAAAACAATTATAAGATGGATTTAAATAATGACAAACAAAAATGGGCAGAAAAACTTAGACCAATTCTAGA
The window above is part of the Flavobacterium sp. PMTSA4 genome. Proteins encoded here:
- a CDS encoding alpha-1,4-glucan--maltose-1-phosphate maltosyltransferase; this translates as MQNQTRIVIENVKPQLDSGVFFIKRIIGQKVVVTANVFSDGHDVVACSVKFKHEKEKKWQEVRMTETGNDEWIAEFKVEKQGFYTYFVEGWVDYALNWQHGTERKINDNQHVKSELLEGAEYCQAILKEVSKDEKAFLNNAIKAFQDEKRYNEAIAIALSKELHDIFYAHPTRTLANNSIELKVYVDRKKALFSTWYEFFPRSASEVKGKHGTFKDCEKLLPRVASMGFDTLYFPPIHPIGEVNRKGKNNATNAQPGDVGSPWGIGSKHGGHKFTHPELGTIDDFKSLVKAAKKLGIEVAMDYALQAAPDHPYVKDFPQWFKWRPDGTVQYAENPPKKYQDIQPIYFESGDWKNLWKELLDVALFWVEECDIRVFRVDNPHTKPFYFWGWLIAEVKKKHPDVLFLAEAFTRPKIMNELAKQGFTQSYTYYTWRNSKAELIEYLEELTKSEQKEYFRPNFWPNTPDILPYALQSGMESVYLHKYFLAATLSSSIGLYGPVYEYMISDAMPGKEEYLNSEKYEVYHWDWTIQNKLVTVISRLNRIRHEQPSLQQTNNIEFCATDNDQVIAYYKYDDDKLDETLMICNIDPYYPKQAWVQLPLKSLKVQPGQPIKVVDLITGNSYIWDKEWNFVELHPSLPFHLFKIIK